From the bacterium genome, one window contains:
- a CDS encoding NifU family protein, with protein MKDQIEAVINGLRVYLQADGGDIEFVDLTEDNIVKVRLKGACSGCPGAAMTLQMGVERVLKEKIPQIKGVEAV; from the coding sequence ATGAAAGACCAGATCGAGGCGGTAATCAATGGTCTGCGCGTGTACCTGCAGGCCGACGGCGGGGATATCGAGTTTGTGGACCTGACCGAGGACAATATTGTCAAGGTGCGTCTCAAGGGCGCCTGCTCCGGCTGCCCCGGCGCGGCCATGACCCTTCAGATGGGCGTCGAGCGGGTCCTGAAAGAGAAAATCCCGCAGATCAAGGGCGTGGAGGCGGTCTGA
- a CDS encoding tetratricopeptide repeat protein: protein MEQHCCVHYLTPATGVCVDCGRSYCGQCLDSAGRCDYCARAAERFLDGFALSLNRWEAGLRSSRLDQAPVVRPPLRRRFTLRRVILGLLLGAVVWTGVDFLLNYHLMLGQLLLSRGKLDQALEHLEKAVEKDPADTELSFMLGNLYLEKGYYDDAILAYSQVIAQDSTNAPAYNNLAWTYAELNTNLNQAEALSRRSLELDKDNPEYLDTLAEVYFKRKEYLRALTFIRKAVEQNPPNIEYYKEKLEKIRKMAYGESRLHEI, encoded by the coding sequence ATGGAACAACATTGCTGTGTGCACTATCTCACGCCGGCGACCGGCGTGTGTGTCGATTGCGGACGGTCCTACTGCGGGCAATGCCTGGACTCGGCCGGGCGGTGCGACTATTGCGCCCGGGCGGCGGAGCGGTTTCTGGACGGGTTCGCCCTGAGCCTGAACCGCTGGGAGGCGGGGCTTCGCAGCTCGCGCCTGGACCAGGCCCCTGTTGTGCGGCCGCCGCTCAGGCGGCGGTTCACCCTGCGTCGGGTGATACTGGGCCTTCTGCTGGGGGCGGTGGTCTGGACCGGGGTGGATTTCCTGCTCAACTACCACCTGATGCTGGGCCAGCTGCTTTTGTCCCGCGGCAAGCTGGACCAGGCCCTGGAGCATTTGGAGAAAGCCGTCGAGAAAGACCCCGCCGACACGGAACTCAGTTTCATGCTCGGCAACCTGTATCTGGAGAAGGGCTATTACGACGACGCGATCCTGGCTTACAGCCAGGTGATCGCCCAGGACTCGACCAACGCCCCGGCCTACAACAACCTGGCCTGGACCTACGCCGAGCTGAACACGAACCTCAACCAGGCGGAGGCGCTCAGCCGCCGCTCCCTGGAACTGGACAAGGACAACCCGGAATACCTCGACACCCTGGCCGAGGTCTATTTCAAGCGCAAGGAATACCTGCGGGCGCTCACTTTCATCCGCAAGGCGGTGGAGCAGAACCCGCCCAACATAGAGTACTACAAGGAAAAGCTGGAAAAAATCCGGAAAATGGCTTATGGTGAGAGCCGGCTTCACGAAATCTGA
- a CDS encoding type IV pilus twitching motility protein PilT, translated as MDIAELLLFAHKQGASDLHLSSGEPPRIRVHGEMLPVKVPPLDKKEVHAMIYDILNDRQRKSFEESHDMDFSFELGDVARFRVNAFVQHRGEAAVFRTIPTEVLSFDKLGLPANLRNLSKLEKGIVLVTGPTGSGKSTTLAAIIDLINDTRHGHILTIEDPIEFVHRSKNCLVSQREIGPHTHSFANALRSALREDPDIILVGEMRDLETIQLALTAAETGHLVFGTLHTSSAPKTVDRIVDVFPAEEQSQIRAMFAESCRAVISQALLRKKGGKGRVAALEIMIGTPAVRNLIREGKIAQLPSALQTGQKWGMQTLDQHLKDLVFKGVVDKETALPFASDPELFERSF; from the coding sequence ATGGACATCGCGGAACTTCTTCTTTTCGCCCACAAACAGGGGGCCTCCGACCTGCACCTCAGCTCCGGCGAACCGCCTCGGATTAGGGTCCACGGCGAGATGCTACCGGTAAAGGTCCCGCCGCTGGACAAAAAGGAAGTCCACGCGATGATCTACGACATCCTGAACGACCGCCAGCGCAAGAGCTTCGAGGAGAGCCACGACATGGACTTCTCGTTCGAGCTGGGCGACGTGGCGCGGTTCAGGGTCAACGCTTTCGTGCAGCACCGCGGCGAGGCGGCCGTGTTCCGTACGATCCCCACCGAGGTGCTCAGTTTCGACAAGCTGGGCCTGCCGGCCAACCTGCGCAACCTGTCCAAGCTGGAAAAGGGCATAGTCCTTGTCACCGGCCCCACCGGCAGCGGCAAGAGCACCACCCTGGCCGCGATCATCGACCTGATCAACGACACCCGCCACGGCCATATCCTGACCATCGAGGACCCGATCGAGTTCGTGCACCGCTCGAAGAACTGCCTGGTCAGCCAGCGCGAGATAGGGCCCCACACGCACTCGTTCGCCAACGCCCTGCGCAGCGCCCTGCGCGAGGACCCCGACATTATCCTGGTGGGCGAAATGCGCGACCTGGAAACGATCCAGCTCGCCCTGACCGCGGCCGAAACCGGCCACCTGGTGTTCGGCACGCTGCACACCTCCAGCGCGCCCAAGACCGTGGACCGCATTGTGGACGTGTTCCCGGCCGAGGAGCAGTCCCAGATACGGGCCATGTTCGCCGAAAGCTGCCGGGCGGTGATCAGCCAGGCCCTGCTGCGCAAGAAAGGCGGCAAGGGGCGTGTGGCCGCGCTCGAGATAATGATCGGCACACCGGCGGTGCGCAACCTGATCCGCGAGGGCAAGATCGCCCAGCTGCCCTCGGCGCTCCAGACCGGCCAGAAATGGGGCATGCAGACCTTGGACCAGCACCTCAAGGACCTGGTGTTCAAGGGCGTGGTGGACAAGGAAACCGCGCTACCATTCGCCTCCGACCCGGAGCTGTTCGAGCGCAGTTTCTAA
- a CDS encoding PilT/PilU family type 4a pilus ATPase yields the protein MEFMDLLKYMVAQDASDIYITAGCPPMFRIQGVTGPWGEVKLRPEDTARMAAGIMSEKQKKDFLETFEMNLALAFEGMGRFRVNIFKQRGSVGMVIRQIKTRIATLEELQLPPRLAEIIMSKRGLILVVGATGSGKSTSLAAMIDHRNRNSPGHIITIEDPVEFVHDHKMSVVTQREVGLDTHSFKAALKNTLRQAPDVILIGEIRDTETMEHAIEFAETGHLCLGTLHANNSNQALERVMNFFPQERHRQIYMQLSLNLRAIISQRLVKTAEGKRAAAVEILLDTPRIKDLILKGDVGLLKDVMDKGRQEGMQTFDQALLDLWKAGRISLDDALANADSANDLRLKIKMEKLGDGGEMEEDKSGPKLSI from the coding sequence ATGGAATTCATGGACCTGCTCAAATATATGGTCGCGCAGGACGCCTCGGACATCTACATAACCGCGGGCTGCCCGCCGATGTTCCGCATTCAGGGTGTCACCGGCCCCTGGGGCGAGGTGAAGCTGCGGCCCGAGGACACCGCGCGCATGGCCGCCGGGATCATGAGCGAGAAGCAGAAAAAGGACTTCCTCGAAACGTTCGAGATGAACCTGGCCCTGGCCTTCGAGGGCATGGGACGCTTCCGGGTGAACATATTCAAGCAGCGTGGCAGTGTGGGCATGGTGATCCGCCAGATCAAGACCCGTATCGCCACCCTGGAGGAGTTGCAGCTGCCGCCCCGCCTGGCCGAGATAATCATGTCCAAGCGCGGGCTGATCCTGGTGGTCGGGGCCACGGGAAGCGGCAAGAGCACCTCGCTCGCCGCGATGATTGACCACCGCAACCGCAACAGCCCCGGGCATATAATCACCATCGAGGACCCGGTGGAATTCGTCCACGACCACAAGATGAGCGTGGTCACCCAGCGCGAGGTGGGCCTCGACACGCACAGTTTCAAGGCCGCGCTCAAGAACACGTTGCGCCAGGCCCCGGATGTGATCCTGATCGGCGAGATACGCGACACCGAGACCATGGAGCACGCCATCGAGTTCGCCGAGACCGGGCACCTCTGCCTGGGCACCCTGCACGCCAACAACTCCAACCAGGCCCTGGAGCGGGTGATGAATTTCTTCCCCCAGGAGCGGCACCGGCAGATCTACATGCAGCTTTCGCTCAACCTGCGGGCCATAATCAGCCAGCGGCTTGTGAAAACCGCCGAGGGAAAGCGCGCCGCCGCGGTGGAGATATTGCTCGACACCCCGCGCATCAAGGATTTGATCCTCAAGGGCGATGTGGGTCTGCTCAAGGATGTGATGGACAAGGGCCGTCAGGAGGGCATGCAGACTTTCGACCAGGCGCTACTCGACCTGTGGAAAGCCGGCCGGATCAGTCTGGATGACGCCCTGGCCAACGCCGACAGCGCCAATGATCTGCGGCTCAAGATCAAGATGGAGAAGCTGGGCGACGGCGGAGAGATGGAGGAGGACAAGAGCGGGCCGAAGCTGAGCATATAA